From a single Vicugna pacos unplaced genomic scaffold, VicPac4 scaffold_5, whole genome shotgun sequence genomic region:
- the LOC140692297 gene encoding uncharacterized protein: MAGWVGVCVCVCVCVCVCVSPFPVPQSLVEAPRAEKRTPGRPCSWLSGRVSPPPRDPEPSRSLPCRVPCATCLSAGRYFRHCEEVGRTAGPGRAGPGRAEPSRAEHVQAEEPSSRGTESSALCCAVRPRGRICQERSYKDLEDPGKLLPSGILHGYSRSCGWMDGRKTDRMEAPPHPLDPLAQEDRDGSGKDSSDEGLGMDFLGPRKEGF, from the exons gggtgggtgggtgtgtgtgtgtgtgtgtgtgtgtgtgtgtgtgtgtgtgtgtccccgttccccgtaccacagtccctggtcgaggccccccgagcggagaaacgcacgccaggccgtccgtgctcctggttgtccggccgcgtgtccccgccgcccagagatcccgaaccgtcccgctcgctcccctgccgggtgccgtgtgccacctgcctgtcggccgggcgctattttagacactgcgaagaagtcggccggacggccgggccgggccgggccgggccgggccgagccgagccgagccgagccgagcacgtccaggccgag gaaccctcgtcccgagggactgaatctagtgccctgtgctgcgcggtacgacctaggggtcgaatctgccaggagaggtcttacaaggatctggaggatcctggaaaactgctaccatccggaatcctacatggatattcaagatcttgcggatggatggacggacggaagacggatcgaatggaggccccgccccatcccctggaccccttggcccaggaggatcgtgatgggtctggaaaggactcttccgacgagggtctcgggatggactttctcggtccgcggaag gaaggattttaa